Proteins co-encoded in one Zetaproteobacteria bacterium genomic window:
- a CDS encoding UDP-N-acetylmuramoyl-L-alanine--D-glutamate ligase, whose product MRCAILGMGVTGQSMARHLRAQGIDCRGFDERGGAGMTADVTIGPFDADLLAGFDRVLLSPGIAWDHPVLQELRARHEASGRPELLSDLDLFGEQYRGRLLAVTGTNGKTTVSHLLGVLLETLDGGVEVAGNIGQPMLDLLSERHLSPRVVLELSSFQLQRSRPLHVDWAALLNLQEDHLDHHGSAEAYLEAKQRLFRCQREGDYALLPREERFDALAGELAARGVVVRRFGEGA is encoded by the coding sequence ATGCGCTGCGCGATTCTGGGCATGGGGGTCACCGGCCAGTCGATGGCCCGCCACCTGCGGGCGCAGGGGATCGACTGTCGTGGTTTCGACGAGCGGGGCGGGGCGGGGATGACCGCCGATGTCACCATCGGCCCGTTCGATGCCGATCTGCTGGCTGGGTTCGATCGCGTGCTGCTCAGTCCGGGGATCGCCTGGGACCATCCGGTGCTGCAGGAGTTGCGCGCGCGGCATGAGGCGAGTGGCCGTCCGGAGCTGCTCAGCGATCTCGATCTCTTCGGCGAGCAGTACCGGGGCAGGCTGCTGGCGGTGACCGGCACCAACGGCAAGACCACGGTCAGCCATCTGCTCGGCGTGCTGCTCGAGACGCTCGACGGCGGGGTCGAGGTGGCCGGCAACATCGGCCAGCCGATGCTCGATCTGCTCAGTGAACGCCACCTCTCGCCACGGGTGGTGCTTGAGCTCTCCAGCTTTCAGTTGCAGCGCAGCCGGCCGCTGCACGTCGATTGGGCCGCGCTGCTCAACCTGCAGGAGGATCATCTCGACCACCACGGCTCGGCCGAGGCCTACCTCGAGGCCAAGCAGCGGCTGTTTCGGTGCCAGCGGGAGGGGGATTACGCGCTGCTGCCGCGGGAGGAGCGGTTCGACGCCCTGGCCGGGGAGTTGGCCGCCCGGGGTGTGGTGGTGCGCCGCTTCGGGGAGGGGGC